From Anopheles darlingi chromosome 2, idAnoDarlMG_H_01, whole genome shotgun sequence, the proteins below share one genomic window:
- the LOC125951089 gene encoding uncharacterized protein LOC125951089 isoform X2, translated as MFNGEMDASLMRAQRYHPAAPSSNNGNREHKLQQTIARPSSSYRPRPSSAARRMDADERHRKRSKHWPRGNHASANALLTAVVCWCSLILCLHLTIEPAASSPAPIASNAEVRSTPSASPNSSWRRVQHRQNSGQDERQRLHPSNEFTHYATVVPQLQHGRSKRSLTSTHEGNGLHASHLTLTYRLNEADVIVDLQLNEQLIPADHFLSYQLPNRTGKHVLRYNRPEEVDLCHYRGKIRGRPDTTRVAISTCDGSIRGVIMDHDETYYIESLPRSSLATVEDDKNDDAAARIDLGEHFIYRHADLVASSANNTGTSDHSKCGYNGGHANATHDPGLYRELGLDRVAATVERTKRATSSSSSTPIRGPYNANKHSSYVELVIVVDNKMFKAMRENYKTVQRYCKDITNIINALYEPLNIFIGLVGVVVWNENDEIEMSKDGELTLKNFLHYRKKTLIKDHPNDNAQLFTKEHFDGGVVGKALKGPICTYEFSGGVEMYHSEIIGVQATTVAHEMGHNFGMEHDTADCQCPEERCIMSASSSSIAPKHWSRCSIDQLNLAFNHGMNYCLKNKPETLFDSPVCGNGFVENGEQCDCGLKEYCENSCCDPVTCMLYSNASCATGECCDLSTCMPKIGGTVCRAADGECDLPEYCSGESEYCPRDVFKRDTEECDGGKAYCYRGSCRSQNDQCRLLWGPTGKSSDQCYAKNEEGSRHGNCGYNRVKNEYVKCDEADVQCGMLHCRHLNERLEFGMESVAILSHSFMTYNGSVIPCRTAIVDLGLQKVDPGLTPDGAKCGEGKMCLNQMCTSVEKLIAGGNGKLCPENCNGKGICNSEGHCHCEEGFGPPLCNVPGPGGSVDSGPSTDPNAGSTVRRLMYIFFCGVVPLSAIFAIVVYYFREGNIFTRKRKSPTSVLNIHIKPDSSHSASSTHTMLPSSPNSPDSDMNSALLRPSATNQVATAGSGVGGESDFVANNNMFGKFKGFTLQPLPQSNAPNSGNKKSPKVAFVAPVAKCSEDTTSNTVPARAAPPVPKPLKSLATAGSPVPGSLERIHDNVTYHNKPTALPPMNPGSTARPIISSPILESSTCTSRELASSNRPPGAPVAVPIRPAPTLPSVVGSSEPTVSFAPSGAASLATNPADTGSLPAEVLINPVSRDKKLKESKLNRITSYLKKEEKPTKPEPKQLRVIDRDRLRTIAISAPIPIEQSAAELAKSMPKLNDEPVIGKDGEGSAGGSVQRAKSMRDPESIGAGVQRKVRIFDERTMIEPAPSSATKKPTVALKRPQSMVGTRPTIPPPRPPVPAAIQTTHAGLKIPGMPGYQNPPPPKSVKIMEPPTRGAKTIERTEYDDCRNGGGETHGTNGMDNIYAVIDESPSPPSILSPPMSAISSGGSSESMGLLGEIVNEIESRHGDSVYIASTLRRSGDGSSSRKSSSIASSQPTVVANGSLVGDEEHDDDEPTYVNTSEIIDDDDDDFDATEDDDESAEEEETKQTVAIGANRTSSLSTTSSGYLRPSAISSAPIARIAPSTAGGGSGGDAVTDSPSTANAANSLSSFKALPSPSGPAQSITSAANVLNQIKFQGPTTKEPPKKVPASSNTSAGGASSAYKPYHSVLSNSARSGSVVAATKAKIASEKSNAPTSTTSASVSTTTGKANSATKPQQSVRTRTPSPRGSMSNGQLPNGTVQTGAKSAAIGQKPKTSTKPEPLTSKPTTTPVGTKIANPSTTIGNGKLLTAAARPAPGKPSNVASLQQRFEQRK; from the exons ATGAACGACAACGATTGCATCCGTCCAATGAGTTCACACACTACGCAACCGTGGTGCCCCAGTTGCAGCACGGGCGTAGCAAACGTTCTCTTACGAGCACGCATGAAGGG AACGGTCTTCATGCATCGCATTTAACTCTAACCTATAGATTAAACGAAGCTGATGTGATAGTAGATTTACAGTTAAACGAACAGCTTATACCGGCCGACCACTTCCTTAGCTATCAGCTGCCCAACCGCACCGGCAAGCACGTTCTGCGATATAACCGACCGGAGGAGGTGGATCTTTGCCATTATCGG GGCAAAATACGAGGAAGACCGGACACGACCAGGGTCGCCATTTCAACGTGCGATGGTAGCATCCGGGGAGTGATCATGGATCATGACGAGACGTACTATATCGAAAGCTTACCCCGGTCGTCGCTCGCGACGGTTGAGGACGACAAGAACGATGATGCAGCGGCAAGGATTGACCTTGGAGAGCACTTTATTTATCG GCATGCGGATCTAGTGGCATCAAGTGCGAATAATACAGGAACATCAGACCACAGCAAGTGTGGTTATAATGGAGGCCACGCTAATGCTACCCACGATCCCGGACTGTACAGAGAGCTAGGCTTGGACCGTGTTGCGGCGACCGTCGAG CGCACGAAACGTGCCACttcgtcgagcagcagcacgccaatCCGTGGACCATACAACGCTAATAAACACTCGAGCTACGTCGAGCTAGTGATCGTGGTGGACAACAAGATGTTTAAGGCGATGCGAGAGAACTACAAGACGGTGCAGCGGTACTGCAAGGACATTACGAACATTATCAATGCGCTGTACGAACCGCTGAATATTTTTATCGGTCTGGTCGGTGTGGTTGTGTGGAACGAAAACGATGAGATCGAGATGTCGAAGGATGGCGAGCTGACACTGAAGAACTTTCTGCACTATCGCAAGAAAACGTTGATCAAGGACCATCCGAACGATAATGCCCAGCTGTTCACGAAGGAACACTTCGACGGTGGTGTCGTGGGCAAAGCGCTGAAGGGACCGATCTGTACGTACGAGTTTTCCGGTGGCGTTGAGATGTACCACAGCGAGATCATTGGTGTGCAGGCGACAACGGTTGCGCACGAAATGGGACATAACTTTGGCATGGAGCACGATACGGCTGACTGCCAGTGTCCGGAGGAGCGCTGCATCATGTCGGCTTCGAGTTCCTCGATCGCACCGAAGCACTGGAGCCGATGTAGTATCGATCAGCTCAATCTAGCGTTCAACCATGGCATGAATTACTGtctgaaaaacaaaccggaaacCCTATTCGATTCACCCGTTTGTGGCAATGGGTTCGTCGAGAACGGTGAGCAGTGTGATTGTGGTCTGAAGGAGTACTGTGAGAACTCGTGTTGCGATCCGGTCACCTGTATGCTGTACTCGAACGCTTCGTGTGCGACGGGTGAGTGCTGTGATCTGAGTACTTGTATGCCGAAGATCGGTGGTACGGTGTGTCGAGCGGCCGATGGAGAGTGCGATCTACCGGAGTACTGCTCCGGCGAATCCGAGTACTGCCCACGTGATGTGTTCAAGCGGGACACAGAAGAGTGCGATGGAGGAAAGGCATACTGCTATCGGGGTTCGTGCCGCTCCCAGAACGATCAGTGTCGGTTGCTATGGGGACCGACGGGCAAATCATCCGATCAGTGTTACGCCAAGAACGAGGAAGGCAGCCGGCACGGAAACTGTGGCTACAATCGTGTAAAGAACGAATATGTAAAGTGTGACGAAGCGGATGTACAGTGCGGAATGCTACACTGCCGTCATCTAAACGAACGCCTCGAGTTTGGAATGGAATCCGTGGCCATTCTATCGCATAGCTTCATGACGTACAACGGAAGCGTGATACCGTGTCGTACGGCGATCGTCGATTTGGGTCTACAGAAGGTCGATCCGGGTTTGACACCGGATGGGGCCAAGTGTGGTGAAGGTAAAATGTGCCTTAATCAAATGTGCACTTCGGTGGAGAAGTTGATCGCGGGCGGTAATGGCAAGCTTTGTCCGGAGAACTGCAATGGCAAAGGAATCTGCAACAGCGAGGGCCACTGTCACTGCGAGGAAGGTTTTGGGCCGCCGCTATGCAATGTTCCTGGACCTGGTGGTTCCGTCGATAGTGGCCCGTCAACAGATCCAAATG CTGGTTCGACGGTCAGACGTTTGATGTACATCTTCTTCTGTGGCGTAGTGCCGCTGAGCGCCatcttcgccatcgtcgtgtaCTACTTCCGTGAGGGCAACATCTTCACGAGGAAACGCAAATCGCCGACGAGCGT CCTAAACATTCACATCAAACCGGACAGCTCACACTCGGCCAGCTCAACGCACACGATGCTACCTTCGTCTCCGAACTCACCGGACTCGGACATGAACTCGGCGCTGTTGCGTCCATCGGCCACCAACCAAGTGGCAACAGCGGGcagcggtgtcggtggcgaGTCCGACTTTGTTGCCAACAACAATATGTTTGGTAAATTCAAAGGATTCACCCTTCAACCACTTCCCCAGTCCAACGCTCCAAACAGCGGTAACAAAAAGTCCCCGAAGGTAGCCTTCGTGGCACCCGTTGCCAAATGTAGTGAGGACACAACCAGTAACACTGTCCCGGCTCGTGCTGCCCCTCCCGTTCCCAAACCGCTTAAGTCGCTAGCAACAGCCGGTAGCCCGGTTCCCGGCTCCCTGGAACGTATCCATGATAATGTAACGTACCACAACAAACCGACAG CTCTACCCCCGATGAATCCGGGCTCGACCGCAAGACCCATCATCTCGAGTCCGATACTCGAGTCGTCCACCTGCACGTCACGGGAGCTGGCCTCCTCGAATCGACCACCGGgagctcctgttgctgttccaATTCGTCCTGCACCGACTCTTCCATCGGTGGTGGGTTCATCGGAACCAACCGTATCGTTTGCACCATCCGGTGCCGCCTCACTAGCAACAAATCCAGCGGATACTGGGTCACTTCCAGCGGAGGTGCTCATCAATCCCGTTAGCCGCGATAAGAAGTTGAAGGAGAGCAAATTGAACCGCATCACGTCGTACctcaagaaggaagagaaaccaacgaaaccggaaccgaaacaaCTGAGAGTAATCGATAGGGATCGGTTGCGTACGATTGCTATCTCGGCACCGATTCCGATCGAGCAAAGCGCTGCTGAACTAGCGAAGAGCATGCCGAAACTGAACGACGAACCGGTGATCGGAAAAGATGGAGAAGGATCTGCTGGTGGTTCCGTGCAGCGGGCGAAAAGTATGCGCGATCCCGAGAGCATTGGTGCCGGTGTACAGCGAAAGGTACGAATCTTTGACGAGCGTACGATGATAGAACCGGCTCCTTCCTCGgcgaccaaaaaaccaacggtGGCACTGAAGCGACCGCAGAGTATGGTCGGTACGAGACCCACGATTCCACCTCCCCGTCCACCAGTGCCGGCTGCAATACAAACGACACATGCTGGTTTAAAAATACCCGGAATGCCCGGTTATCAGAATCCTCCGCCACCAAAGTCAGTGAAAATCATGGAACCACCGACCCGCGGAGCGAAAACTATCGAACGGACCGAGTACGACGATTGTCGAAACGGCGGTGGTGAAACACACGGTACCAACGGAATGGACAATATCTACGCGGTGATCGATGAATCACCGTCACCCCCGAGCATCCTATCGCCACCCATGTCCGCAATATCATCCGGCGGCAGCTCTGAAAGTATGGGATTGCTGGGCGAGATTGTGAATGAGATCGAGAGCCGGCACGGGGATTCGGTGTACATTGCGTCCACGTTAAGGCGCTCGGgtgatggtagcagcagccgaaaaTCTTcatccatcgccagcagccagcccaCGGTAGTGGCCAATGGTAGCCTAGTCGGCGATGaggagcatgatgatgatgaaccgaCGTACGTCAACACATCGGAGAttatcgacgacgatgatgacgatttcgATGCCACTGAGGATGATGACGAAAGtgcggaggaagaagaaacgaagcaaacggtTGCGATCGGTGCCAATCGTACCTCATCGCTCAGCACAACCTCGAGTGGTTACCTGCGCCCTTCAGCCATCAGCAGTGCACCGATCGCACGGATAGCACCGTCcacggccggtggtggtagcggtggtgatgctgtaaCCGATAGCCCGTCCACTGCGAACGCTGCCAATAGTTTAAGTAGTTTCAAAGCTCTTCCATCACCGTCTGGGCCGGCTCAAAGCATCACGTCAGCTGCAAACGTActgaatcaaatcaaattccaAGGTCCAACAACGAAGGAGCCACCCAAAAaggtgccagccagcagcaacactagtgccggtggtgccagcTCAGCCTACAAACCATACCACAGTGTACTATCGAACAGTgctcggtccggttcggttgtggCTGCCACGAAAGCAAAGATAGCTTCGGAAAAATCAAATGCACCAACCAGTACGACGTCAGCGTCAGTTAGTACTACCACTGGTAAGGCTAACAGCGCGACCAAACCCCAGCAAAGCGTTCGTACTCGAACGCCCTCCCCAAGGGGTAGTATGAGCAATGGTCAGCTGCCGAATGGTACCGTACAAACCGGAGCAAAGAGTGCCGCCATCGGTCAGAAACCGAAAACTTCTACCAAACCGGAACCCCTGACTTCAAAACCGACAACGACGCCGGTGGGAACGAAGATAGCGAATCCGTCAACCACCATCGGTAATGGAAAACTGCTAACGGCCGCGGCACGGCCAGCACCTGGCAAACCTTCTAACGTAGCATCTTTGCAGCAAAGGTTTGAGCAACGCAAGTGA
- the LOC125951089 gene encoding uncharacterized protein LOC125951089 isoform X1: protein MFNGEMDASLMRAQRYHPAAPSSNNGNREHKLQQTIARPSSSYRPRPSSAARRMDADERHRKRSKHWPRGNHASANALLTAVVCWCSLILCLHLTIEPAASSPAPIASNAEVRSTPSASPNSSWRRVQHRQNSGQDERQRLHPSNEFTHYATVVPQLQHGRSKRSLTSTHEGNGLHASHLTLTYRLNEADVIVDLQLNEQLIPADHFLSYQLPNRTGKHVLRYNRPEEVDLCHYRGKIRGRPDTTRVAISTCDGSIRGVIMDHDETYYIESLPRSSLATVEDDKNDDAAARIDLGEHFIYRHADLVASSANNTGTSDHSKCGYNGGHANATHDPGLYRELGLDRVAATVERTKRATSSSSSTPIRGPYNANKHSSYVELVIVVDNKMFKAMRENYKTVQRYCKDITNIINALYEPLNIFIGLVGVVVWNENDEIEMSKDGELTLKNFLHYRKKTLIKDHPNDNAQLFTKEHFDGGVVGKALKGPICTYEFSGGVEMYHSEIIGVQATTVAHEMGHNFGMEHDTADCQCPEERCIMSASSSSIAPKHWSRCSIDQLNLAFNHGMNYCLKNKPETLFDSPVCGNGFVENGEQCDCGLKEYCENSCCDPVTCMLYSNASCATGECCDLSTCMPKIGGTVCRAADGECDLPEYCSGESEYCPRDVFKRDTEECDGGKAYCYRGSCRSQNDQCRLLWGPTGKSSDQCYAKNEEGSRHGNCGYNRVKNEYVKCDEADVQCGMLHCRHLNERLEFGMESVAILSHSFMTYNGSVIPCRTAIVDLGLQKVDPGLTPDGAKCGEGKMCLNQMCTSVEKLIAGGNGKLCPENCNGKGICNSEGHCHCEEGFGPPLCNVPGPGGSVDSGPSTDPNAGSTVRRLMYIFFCGVVPLSAIFAIVVYYFREGNIFTRKRKSPTSVLNIHIKPDSSHSASSTHTMLPSSPNSPDSDMNSALLRPSATNQVATAGSGVGGESDFVANNNMFGKFKGFTLQPLPQSNAPNSGNKKSPKVAFVAPVAKCSEDTTSNTVPARAAPPVPKPLKSLATAGSPVPGSLERIHDNVTYHNKPTGKVLQQAQRINGCKLANHEHQLDTNSSSSSSAPALPPMNPGSTARPIISSPILESSTCTSRELASSNRPPGAPVAVPIRPAPTLPSVVGSSEPTVSFAPSGAASLATNPADTGSLPAEVLINPVSRDKKLKESKLNRITSYLKKEEKPTKPEPKQLRVIDRDRLRTIAISAPIPIEQSAAELAKSMPKLNDEPVIGKDGEGSAGGSVQRAKSMRDPESIGAGVQRKVRIFDERTMIEPAPSSATKKPTVALKRPQSMVGTRPTIPPPRPPVPAAIQTTHAGLKIPGMPGYQNPPPPKSVKIMEPPTRGAKTIERTEYDDCRNGGGETHGTNGMDNIYAVIDESPSPPSILSPPMSAISSGGSSESMGLLGEIVNEIESRHGDSVYIASTLRRSGDGSSSRKSSSIASSQPTVVANGSLVGDEEHDDDEPTYVNTSEIIDDDDDDFDATEDDDESAEEEETKQTVAIGANRTSSLSTTSSGYLRPSAISSAPIARIAPSTAGGGSGGDAVTDSPSTANAANSLSSFKALPSPSGPAQSITSAANVLNQIKFQGPTTKEPPKKVPASSNTSAGGASSAYKPYHSVLSNSARSGSVVAATKAKIASEKSNAPTSTTSASVSTTTGKANSATKPQQSVRTRTPSPRGSMSNGQLPNGTVQTGAKSAAIGQKPKTSTKPEPLTSKPTTTPVGTKIANPSTTIGNGKLLTAAARPAPGKPSNVASLQQRFEQRK, encoded by the exons ATGAACGACAACGATTGCATCCGTCCAATGAGTTCACACACTACGCAACCGTGGTGCCCCAGTTGCAGCACGGGCGTAGCAAACGTTCTCTTACGAGCACGCATGAAGGG AACGGTCTTCATGCATCGCATTTAACTCTAACCTATAGATTAAACGAAGCTGATGTGATAGTAGATTTACAGTTAAACGAACAGCTTATACCGGCCGACCACTTCCTTAGCTATCAGCTGCCCAACCGCACCGGCAAGCACGTTCTGCGATATAACCGACCGGAGGAGGTGGATCTTTGCCATTATCGG GGCAAAATACGAGGAAGACCGGACACGACCAGGGTCGCCATTTCAACGTGCGATGGTAGCATCCGGGGAGTGATCATGGATCATGACGAGACGTACTATATCGAAAGCTTACCCCGGTCGTCGCTCGCGACGGTTGAGGACGACAAGAACGATGATGCAGCGGCAAGGATTGACCTTGGAGAGCACTTTATTTATCG GCATGCGGATCTAGTGGCATCAAGTGCGAATAATACAGGAACATCAGACCACAGCAAGTGTGGTTATAATGGAGGCCACGCTAATGCTACCCACGATCCCGGACTGTACAGAGAGCTAGGCTTGGACCGTGTTGCGGCGACCGTCGAG CGCACGAAACGTGCCACttcgtcgagcagcagcacgccaatCCGTGGACCATACAACGCTAATAAACACTCGAGCTACGTCGAGCTAGTGATCGTGGTGGACAACAAGATGTTTAAGGCGATGCGAGAGAACTACAAGACGGTGCAGCGGTACTGCAAGGACATTACGAACATTATCAATGCGCTGTACGAACCGCTGAATATTTTTATCGGTCTGGTCGGTGTGGTTGTGTGGAACGAAAACGATGAGATCGAGATGTCGAAGGATGGCGAGCTGACACTGAAGAACTTTCTGCACTATCGCAAGAAAACGTTGATCAAGGACCATCCGAACGATAATGCCCAGCTGTTCACGAAGGAACACTTCGACGGTGGTGTCGTGGGCAAAGCGCTGAAGGGACCGATCTGTACGTACGAGTTTTCCGGTGGCGTTGAGATGTACCACAGCGAGATCATTGGTGTGCAGGCGACAACGGTTGCGCACGAAATGGGACATAACTTTGGCATGGAGCACGATACGGCTGACTGCCAGTGTCCGGAGGAGCGCTGCATCATGTCGGCTTCGAGTTCCTCGATCGCACCGAAGCACTGGAGCCGATGTAGTATCGATCAGCTCAATCTAGCGTTCAACCATGGCATGAATTACTGtctgaaaaacaaaccggaaacCCTATTCGATTCACCCGTTTGTGGCAATGGGTTCGTCGAGAACGGTGAGCAGTGTGATTGTGGTCTGAAGGAGTACTGTGAGAACTCGTGTTGCGATCCGGTCACCTGTATGCTGTACTCGAACGCTTCGTGTGCGACGGGTGAGTGCTGTGATCTGAGTACTTGTATGCCGAAGATCGGTGGTACGGTGTGTCGAGCGGCCGATGGAGAGTGCGATCTACCGGAGTACTGCTCCGGCGAATCCGAGTACTGCCCACGTGATGTGTTCAAGCGGGACACAGAAGAGTGCGATGGAGGAAAGGCATACTGCTATCGGGGTTCGTGCCGCTCCCAGAACGATCAGTGTCGGTTGCTATGGGGACCGACGGGCAAATCATCCGATCAGTGTTACGCCAAGAACGAGGAAGGCAGCCGGCACGGAAACTGTGGCTACAATCGTGTAAAGAACGAATATGTAAAGTGTGACGAAGCGGATGTACAGTGCGGAATGCTACACTGCCGTCATCTAAACGAACGCCTCGAGTTTGGAATGGAATCCGTGGCCATTCTATCGCATAGCTTCATGACGTACAACGGAAGCGTGATACCGTGTCGTACGGCGATCGTCGATTTGGGTCTACAGAAGGTCGATCCGGGTTTGACACCGGATGGGGCCAAGTGTGGTGAAGGTAAAATGTGCCTTAATCAAATGTGCACTTCGGTGGAGAAGTTGATCGCGGGCGGTAATGGCAAGCTTTGTCCGGAGAACTGCAATGGCAAAGGAATCTGCAACAGCGAGGGCCACTGTCACTGCGAGGAAGGTTTTGGGCCGCCGCTATGCAATGTTCCTGGACCTGGTGGTTCCGTCGATAGTGGCCCGTCAACAGATCCAAATG CTGGTTCGACGGTCAGACGTTTGATGTACATCTTCTTCTGTGGCGTAGTGCCGCTGAGCGCCatcttcgccatcgtcgtgtaCTACTTCCGTGAGGGCAACATCTTCACGAGGAAACGCAAATCGCCGACGAGCGT CCTAAACATTCACATCAAACCGGACAGCTCACACTCGGCCAGCTCAACGCACACGATGCTACCTTCGTCTCCGAACTCACCGGACTCGGACATGAACTCGGCGCTGTTGCGTCCATCGGCCACCAACCAAGTGGCAACAGCGGGcagcggtgtcggtggcgaGTCCGACTTTGTTGCCAACAACAATATGTTTGGTAAATTCAAAGGATTCACCCTTCAACCACTTCCCCAGTCCAACGCTCCAAACAGCGGTAACAAAAAGTCCCCGAAGGTAGCCTTCGTGGCACCCGTTGCCAAATGTAGTGAGGACACAACCAGTAACACTGTCCCGGCTCGTGCTGCCCCTCCCGTTCCCAAACCGCTTAAGTCGCTAGCAACAGCCGGTAGCCCGGTTCCCGGCTCCCTGGAACGTATCCATGATAATGTAACGTACCACAACAAACCGACAGGTAAAGTGCTGCAGCAGGCCCAACGCATCAACGGTTGCAAGCTGGCGAATCATGAACATCAGCTTGACACCAActcttcgtcttcctcctcGGCACCAGCTCTACCCCCGATGAATCCGGGCTCGACCGCAAGACCCATCATCTCGAGTCCGATACTCGAGTCGTCCACCTGCACGTCACGGGAGCTGGCCTCCTCGAATCGACCACCGGgagctcctgttgctgttccaATTCGTCCTGCACCGACTCTTCCATCGGTGGTGGGTTCATCGGAACCAACCGTATCGTTTGCACCATCCGGTGCCGCCTCACTAGCAACAAATCCAGCGGATACTGGGTCACTTCCAGCGGAGGTGCTCATCAATCCCGTTAGCCGCGATAAGAAGTTGAAGGAGAGCAAATTGAACCGCATCACGTCGTACctcaagaaggaagagaaaccaacgaaaccggaaccgaaacaaCTGAGAGTAATCGATAGGGATCGGTTGCGTACGATTGCTATCTCGGCACCGATTCCGATCGAGCAAAGCGCTGCTGAACTAGCGAAGAGCATGCCGAAACTGAACGACGAACCGGTGATCGGAAAAGATGGAGAAGGATCTGCTGGTGGTTCCGTGCAGCGGGCGAAAAGTATGCGCGATCCCGAGAGCATTGGTGCCGGTGTACAGCGAAAGGTACGAATCTTTGACGAGCGTACGATGATAGAACCGGCTCCTTCCTCGgcgaccaaaaaaccaacggtGGCACTGAAGCGACCGCAGAGTATGGTCGGTACGAGACCCACGATTCCACCTCCCCGTCCACCAGTGCCGGCTGCAATACAAACGACACATGCTGGTTTAAAAATACCCGGAATGCCCGGTTATCAGAATCCTCCGCCACCAAAGTCAGTGAAAATCATGGAACCACCGACCCGCGGAGCGAAAACTATCGAACGGACCGAGTACGACGATTGTCGAAACGGCGGTGGTGAAACACACGGTACCAACGGAATGGACAATATCTACGCGGTGATCGATGAATCACCGTCACCCCCGAGCATCCTATCGCCACCCATGTCCGCAATATCATCCGGCGGCAGCTCTGAAAGTATGGGATTGCTGGGCGAGATTGTGAATGAGATCGAGAGCCGGCACGGGGATTCGGTGTACATTGCGTCCACGTTAAGGCGCTCGGgtgatggtagcagcagccgaaaaTCTTcatccatcgccagcagccagcccaCGGTAGTGGCCAATGGTAGCCTAGTCGGCGATGaggagcatgatgatgatgaaccgaCGTACGTCAACACATCGGAGAttatcgacgacgatgatgacgatttcgATGCCACTGAGGATGATGACGAAAGtgcggaggaagaagaaacgaagcaaacggtTGCGATCGGTGCCAATCGTACCTCATCGCTCAGCACAACCTCGAGTGGTTACCTGCGCCCTTCAGCCATCAGCAGTGCACCGATCGCACGGATAGCACCGTCcacggccggtggtggtagcggtggtgatgctgtaaCCGATAGCCCGTCCACTGCGAACGCTGCCAATAGTTTAAGTAGTTTCAAAGCTCTTCCATCACCGTCTGGGCCGGCTCAAAGCATCACGTCAGCTGCAAACGTActgaatcaaatcaaattccaAGGTCCAACAACGAAGGAGCCACCCAAAAaggtgccagccagcagcaacactagtgccggtggtgccagcTCAGCCTACAAACCATACCACAGTGTACTATCGAACAGTgctcggtccggttcggttgtggCTGCCACGAAAGCAAAGATAGCTTCGGAAAAATCAAATGCACCAACCAGTACGACGTCAGCGTCAGTTAGTACTACCACTGGTAAGGCTAACAGCGCGACCAAACCCCAGCAAAGCGTTCGTACTCGAACGCCCTCCCCAAGGGGTAGTATGAGCAATGGTCAGCTGCCGAATGGTACCGTACAAACCGGAGCAAAGAGTGCCGCCATCGGTCAGAAACCGAAAACTTCTACCAAACCGGAACCCCTGACTTCAAAACCGACAACGACGCCGGTGGGAACGAAGATAGCGAATCCGTCAACCACCATCGGTAATGGAAAACTGCTAACGGCCGCGGCACGGCCAGCACCTGGCAAACCTTCTAACGTAGCATCTTTGCAGCAAAGGTTTGAGCAACGCAAGTGA